A window of the Tropheryma whipplei str. Twist genome harbors these coding sequences:
- a CDS encoding ribose-phosphate diphosphokinase, with amino-acid sequence MTDLLSCAPHARGANNRPGFSDRDVQNDGPMRNLVLIAGRSHPDLARATAESLGVGLLQTDIRTFANGEIYTRFNSSVRGKDVFVLQTGCDPVNDGLVELLLLIDSCKRASAKHISAVTPCYPYSRQDRKGYGREPISARLVADLIACAGADRIITVDLHASQIQGFFNGPVDHLTGVPALIKHVKSLRIDNLTIVSPDIGRVKVADVWSDKLNAPLAIIHKRRDPRVHNNVTMHEIVGDVRSRVCLVVDDLIDTGDTLAKAAIALKKAGAVKVIAAATHGIFSTPERLVSCGEIDHVIVTDSVPASKVFDRVKTVSIAPLLACAICEVVTEGSISEMLDCVSKRIDN; translated from the coding sequence TTGACTGACTTGCTAAGTTGCGCACCGCATGCCCGGGGTGCAAATAATCGACCCGGTTTCTCGGACCGTGATGTGCAAAATGACGGGCCAATGCGCAACCTAGTGCTCATTGCAGGTCGCTCTCATCCGGACTTAGCCCGGGCAACCGCAGAAAGTCTCGGAGTTGGACTTTTGCAAACGGATATCAGAACTTTTGCAAACGGTGAGATATACACACGATTCAATTCAAGTGTTCGTGGTAAAGATGTGTTTGTTCTCCAGACCGGATGTGATCCCGTTAATGACGGACTTGTTGAGCTTCTGCTCTTGATTGACTCATGTAAGCGTGCTTCTGCAAAGCACATTTCTGCTGTAACCCCATGCTATCCCTACTCACGTCAAGACAGAAAGGGATATGGTCGTGAGCCGATTTCTGCCAGATTGGTTGCTGACTTGATTGCATGCGCAGGGGCCGACAGGATAATTACGGTTGACTTGCATGCTTCCCAGATACAGGGATTTTTCAATGGACCAGTTGATCACTTAACAGGCGTTCCTGCTCTTATAAAACATGTAAAATCACTTAGGATTGATAACCTGACAATTGTCTCACCTGATATTGGTCGGGTGAAGGTTGCGGATGTTTGGTCAGATAAACTAAATGCTCCGCTCGCAATTATTCATAAACGACGTGACCCGCGTGTTCACAATAATGTCACGATGCACGAAATTGTTGGTGATGTGCGCAGCAGAGTGTGTTTGGTGGTTGATGACCTGATTGATACCGGAGACACACTGGCAAAAGCAGCTATCGCATTAAAAAAAGCCGGAGCCGTAAAAGTAATAGCAGCTGCAACCCATGGGATTTTTAGCACCCCAGAGCGTCTTGTTTCTTGTGGTGAAATTGACCATGTTATTGTGACTGACTCTGTTCCCGCAAGTAAGGTATTTGATCGCGTTAAAACTGTTTCAATCGCCCCACTTTTAGCATGTGCAATCTGTGAGGTTGTAACGGAAGGTTCAATTAGTGAGATGCTTGACTGTGTCTCGAAGCGCATTGATAACTAA
- a CDS encoding proline--tRNA ligase, with the protein MITKVSGFLFRTFREDPATTESRGYGFLLRAGYIRQTGSGIFSWMPLGLKVRHKIENIIRYEMGQVNAIEVLFPALFSADLFKQSGRWSEYGDDIFRLKDRRQGDYLLAPTHEEAFTQMMKEICTSYRDLPRTVYQIQDKYRDELRPRAGLLRSREFSMKDAYSFDLDEKGLRQSYEAQKRAYKKIFDRLKIDYVIVKANAGAMGGSVSEEFLHPTEMGDDTFVVTADGSAFNAEVYVTPPGPAIDYSNAPEAEDCETPGVISIPDLVNHMNSSGRFIGRVIESSDCLKCLLFRIEYAEVQNGNPSNLVVKKILERGFEYIGFLVPGDRNVDLKRAQVALSPLTIEPADNRVFECNPSFVRGSIGPGLSGVFYCADPRVSLGSSWIIGANRPGVHRIGAIAGRDFSFDCTLDVSSIKTGDKSEWGPVTVKRGIEIGHLFQLGLKYSNALGLKVLDKDGYNKAVFMGSYGIGVSRLFALIAEKNCDERGLKWPAVLAPFDLHVVLLSSARAELIDSLTDCGLDVLVDDRRVSPGVKFTDAQLIGVPKIIVIGDKTRGEDVEVWDRANDQRTVLPLKEMIQGVIQGVIQGVIQGVIQGGDTGGDTGGDTGGCTER; encoded by the coding sequence ATGATTACAAAGGTCTCCGGTTTTCTGTTCAGGACATTTCGTGAAGATCCGGCAACCACAGAAAGCAGGGGTTACGGCTTTCTTCTTCGGGCAGGATACATAAGACAAACAGGGTCTGGAATATTTTCTTGGATGCCACTCGGACTAAAAGTGCGACACAAAATTGAAAATATTATCCGCTATGAAATGGGACAGGTTAATGCGATCGAAGTGTTGTTCCCCGCGCTTTTCTCGGCAGACTTATTCAAACAAAGTGGGCGCTGGAGTGAATATGGCGATGATATATTCAGGCTAAAAGATCGACGGCAGGGTGACTATTTGCTTGCTCCAACTCATGAAGAAGCATTTACCCAGATGATGAAGGAAATTTGCACATCATATAGAGATTTACCAAGAACTGTCTATCAGATCCAAGATAAGTACAGAGATGAGCTAAGACCCAGGGCTGGACTGCTGCGCAGTCGGGAATTCTCAATGAAAGATGCGTACAGTTTCGACCTCGACGAAAAGGGGCTGCGACAGAGCTATGAGGCTCAAAAGAGGGCTTATAAAAAAATTTTTGATCGCCTGAAAATTGATTATGTCATAGTCAAGGCCAATGCCGGGGCGATGGGCGGATCTGTGAGCGAAGAATTCCTTCACCCAACTGAAATGGGCGATGACACTTTTGTTGTTACCGCTGACGGGTCTGCTTTTAACGCAGAGGTTTACGTTACGCCACCCGGTCCGGCAATTGATTATTCCAATGCGCCGGAGGCAGAGGATTGTGAAACCCCCGGGGTTATCAGTATTCCAGATCTTGTGAATCACATGAATTCTTCCGGACGGTTTATTGGGCGGGTGATTGAATCTTCGGATTGCCTAAAATGTCTGTTATTCAGGATAGAATACGCCGAGGTGCAGAATGGCAATCCAAGTAATTTGGTGGTAAAAAAAATACTCGAGAGGGGTTTTGAATATATTGGCTTTTTAGTGCCGGGCGATAGAAATGTGGATCTAAAAAGGGCACAGGTGGCACTCTCACCGCTCACGATTGAACCGGCTGACAATAGAGTTTTCGAATGCAATCCATCCTTTGTAAGGGGAAGCATTGGTCCGGGCCTTAGTGGTGTATTTTATTGTGCAGACCCAAGAGTATCCTTGGGAAGCAGTTGGATAATCGGGGCAAATAGACCAGGTGTGCACCGTATCGGTGCCATTGCTGGAAGAGATTTTTCATTTGATTGCACCCTTGATGTATCCTCGATAAAAACCGGTGATAAAAGCGAGTGGGGTCCCGTTACCGTAAAAAGGGGTATTGAAATCGGTCATTTATTTCAATTGGGACTGAAATATTCAAATGCCCTCGGATTAAAGGTGCTAGACAAAGATGGTTATAACAAAGCCGTTTTTATGGGATCCTACGGTATAGGTGTCAGTAGGCTGTTTGCTCTTATTGCGGAAAAAAATTGCGATGAGCGTGGTTTGAAATGGCCTGCAGTACTTGCCCCATTCGATCTGCATGTAGTTTTACTATCTTCGGCACGTGCTGAGCTGATCGATAGCCTGACAGACTGCGGGCTGGATGTCCTGGTTGATGACAGACGCGTCAGTCCCGGTGTTAAATTCACCGATGCTCAGTTGATTGGTGTGCCAAAAATAATTGTTATCGGTGATAAGACCCGAGGGGAAGATGTGGAAGTGTGGGATAGGGCTAATGACCAGCGGACAGTGCTCCCCCTCAAAGAGATGATACAGGGGGTGATACAGGGGGTGATACAGGGGGTGATACAGGGGGTGATACAGGGGGGTGATACAGGGGGTGATACAGGGGGTGATACAGGGGGGTGTACAGAAAGGTGA
- a CDS encoding bifunctional UDP-N-acetylglucosamine diphosphorylase/glucosamine-1-phosphate N-acetyltransferase GlmU: MSSESTDTDGVKSDLAIVILAAGRGTRMRSSTPKVLHNIAGLPMVAHVLRGAQLLKPCKTIVVFRDVRVEQYIRNTFPDVLTVAQSDALYGTGFGVFSAIPWIRSESYGNTYPNTRHESHAEYELDACDLDTCNPASDRLNDQESLKGGRHIHTKSGDVTNNKPFPSRVLILYADVPLVPFQLLEELVRKPLKQAVGAIVTTHLDNPKGYGRVMRDNLGSIAKIIEDSNILPEQSINEVNTGVGIFDTEYLQDALNKLLKCHIAHSPNQDCVTNQDCVTNQDCVTNQDCVTNQDCVPAAHTEAHVLSPKVIVTEQIHKKAESEHQHAGQWMCRQDTVGAQNTKEEMRLTDIVEYFYNNGLRVNSITTSDSELLLGVNNRVQLAKTEKILNDQIIKRWQLYGVTIKSPETTWIDSTVQLSEDVLILPGCILSGRTRIEEGAVIGPFATISDSFIGKNTIVKRAEIIDARIEEGAVIGPFAFIRPGTVIGKDSKVGTFVEIKQSNIGPESKVPHLSYIGDANIGSHVNIGAGNIFANYDGKLKHETCIDDGVKTGAGNVFVAPVKVGRGAYTGAGSVIRDDIEEGALSLTELKQKTIPKWAENRGDG; this comes from the coding sequence ATGAGCAGTGAATCCACAGATACCGATGGCGTGAAAAGCGACCTTGCGATTGTCATTCTTGCGGCGGGCCGGGGGACGCGGATGCGCTCCTCTACCCCAAAGGTCTTGCACAATATCGCTGGGCTGCCCATGGTAGCCCATGTTTTGAGGGGTGCACAATTATTAAAACCCTGTAAAACAATTGTGGTTTTCAGAGATGTACGGGTTGAACAATATATTCGCAATACATTCCCGGATGTACTAACAGTGGCACAGTCTGATGCACTGTATGGAACGGGGTTCGGTGTCTTCTCTGCCATACCTTGGATTCGTTCAGAATCTTACGGTAACACTTATCCTAACACTCGGCACGAAAGTCATGCAGAGTATGAATTAGATGCCTGTGATTTAGATACCTGTAATCCTGCCTCCGACCGGTTGAATGACCAAGAATCCCTTAAAGGAGGTCGACATATCCACACAAAATCGGGTGACGTGACGAATAATAAACCATTTCCCTCAAGGGTTTTAATCCTTTACGCAGATGTCCCGCTCGTACCATTTCAGTTGCTCGAAGAGCTTGTAAGAAAACCACTCAAACAAGCTGTTGGTGCAATAGTGACCACCCATTTGGACAATCCAAAGGGCTATGGAAGGGTAATGCGAGATAACCTTGGTTCTATTGCCAAAATAATCGAAGATTCAAATATACTCCCTGAACAGTCAATAAACGAAGTGAATACCGGAGTGGGTATTTTTGATACAGAGTACCTGCAAGATGCGCTTAATAAGTTGTTAAAGTGCCATATAGCACACAGTCCTAATCAGGACTGTGTGACTAATCAGGACTGTGTGACTAATCAGGACTGTGTGACTAATCAGGACTGTGTGACTAATCAGGACTGTGTGCCCGCGGCACATACAGAAGCGCATGTATTATCACCCAAGGTTATAGTCACCGAGCAAATACACAAAAAAGCAGAATCAGAACACCAACACGCCGGACAATGGATGTGCCGTCAAGATACCGTTGGTGCACAGAACACTAAAGAGGAAATGCGTCTAACAGATATAGTTGAATATTTTTACAACAATGGGTTGAGGGTGAATTCCATTACCACGAGCGATTCCGAGTTATTGCTTGGGGTAAATAACAGGGTGCAGCTTGCAAAAACTGAGAAGATTCTGAACGATCAAATTATTAAAAGGTGGCAGCTCTACGGTGTTACGATAAAAAGCCCGGAAACAACATGGATCGATTCAACAGTGCAACTATCAGAAGATGTACTTATTCTTCCCGGGTGCATTCTATCAGGAAGAACACGAATTGAAGAAGGTGCTGTAATAGGGCCATTTGCTACGATTTCTGATTCTTTTATTGGGAAAAATACAATCGTCAAAAGAGCCGAGATAATTGACGCACGAATTGAAGAAGGTGCTGTAATAGGGCCATTTGCTTTTATCCGCCCAGGTACTGTTATAGGGAAAGATTCTAAAGTCGGAACATTCGTTGAGATAAAACAGAGCAATATAGGCCCCGAGAGCAAAGTGCCACACCTAAGCTATATCGGTGACGCGAATATCGGCTCACATGTCAATATAGGTGCCGGTAACATTTTTGCAAATTATGATGGAAAATTGAAGCATGAAACATGTATAGATGACGGTGTAAAAACCGGTGCTGGTAACGTGTTCGTTGCGCCAGTCAAGGTTGGTAGGGGTGCGTATACTGGCGCGGGTAGTGTTATTAGAGATGATATCGAAGAAGGTGCGCTATCCCTTACAGAGCTAAAGCAAAAAACTATTCCAAAATGGGCCGAGAATAGAGGAGACGGTTGA
- the ispG gene encoding flavodoxin-dependent (E)-4-hydroxy-3-methylbut-2-enyl-diphosphate synthase: MSIDLGLPKVREVLSPRRKTRRIKLGKVFVGGDSPILVQSMTTTQTTNIDATLQQIAELTAAGCDIVRVAVPSRDDAQVLHIIAKKSQIPVIADIHFQPNYVYAAIDAGCAAVRVNPGNIRKFDDQIGKIAEKAKAAGVSIRIGVNAGSLDPRLLEKYGRPTAQALVDSAVWEAGLFEEYDFHDFKISVKHHDPVTMVKAYRLLAERGDWPLHLGVTEAGPAFQGTIKSSTAFAVLLAEGIGDTIRVSLSAPPVEEVKVGLEILRSLGLRERRLEIVSCPSCGRAQVDVYRLAEEVTKGLEKLTVPLRVAVMGCIVNGPGEAREADLGVASGNGKGQIFVRGQVIKTVPESEIVPTLLEEANRLAGEMPFSSGSPTIAIV; this comes from the coding sequence GTGTCAATTGACCTTGGTTTGCCAAAAGTGCGTGAGGTCTTGTCACCCCGCAGAAAGACAAGGCGCATAAAACTGGGCAAAGTGTTCGTTGGCGGGGACTCGCCAATTCTTGTCCAGTCCATGACAACAACCCAGACAACAAATATAGACGCAACTCTACAGCAAATTGCAGAACTAACGGCTGCGGGTTGTGACATCGTTCGTGTTGCTGTCCCGAGTCGTGATGACGCCCAGGTGCTCCATATAATAGCCAAGAAAAGCCAGATTCCCGTAATAGCCGATATACATTTCCAGCCAAACTATGTTTACGCAGCAATTGATGCCGGTTGCGCGGCAGTGCGTGTAAATCCAGGGAATATACGCAAGTTTGATGACCAGATTGGAAAGATCGCGGAAAAGGCAAAAGCCGCAGGGGTGAGTATAAGAATTGGAGTCAATGCAGGTTCACTTGACCCACGACTTCTGGAGAAATACGGCCGACCAACCGCTCAGGCTCTTGTAGACAGTGCGGTGTGGGAAGCGGGTTTATTTGAGGAATATGATTTCCACGATTTTAAAATCTCCGTGAAACACCATGATCCCGTGACCATGGTAAAAGCCTATCGATTGTTAGCAGAAAGGGGTGATTGGCCCTTGCATCTCGGCGTTACAGAGGCGGGGCCCGCCTTTCAGGGAACAATAAAATCTTCAACCGCTTTTGCTGTACTACTCGCAGAGGGAATAGGAGATACAATCCGTGTGTCACTATCCGCTCCGCCCGTCGAGGAAGTAAAAGTTGGTCTTGAAATACTGCGATCTCTCGGCTTACGTGAGAGACGATTGGAAATCGTATCATGTCCAAGTTGCGGTCGTGCGCAGGTTGATGTCTACCGCCTTGCCGAGGAGGTAACAAAAGGCCTAGAGAAACTGACCGTTCCTCTCAGAGTTGCGGTTATGGGTTGTATTGTAAACGGCCCGGGTGAGGCGCGAGAGGCCGATCTTGGAGTTGCAAGTGGAAATGGAAAGGGTCAGATTTTTGTTCGCGGACAGGTTATAAAAACCGTGCCAGAGTCCGAGATTGTCCCAACCCTGTTAGAAGAGGCGAATCGTCTCGCGGGGGAAATGCCATTCTCAAGTGGCAGCCCAACAATTGCAATTGTATAA